Within Acidimicrobiia bacterium, the genomic segment CGTGCAGCTTCTACGACGTGCTCACCTTTAACCGCGGTAATATCCCCACCAGCAAGCGACAAAATTCTCGCTCCCCTTCCCTCACGAGCAGCATCACGACCCATCTCTCCCAACGCAGTTCCAGATGCTAGCGCCTCCCAGCATCCCCTCTGCCCACACCCACACACCGGACCTGCCGGATCAACCAAAATATGGCCGATCTCTCCCGCAAATCCCGTCGATCCTCTATAGACCTTTCCGTCCAAGACAAGTCCACCCCCTATACCTGTCCCGAGAGTGACTAGGACCATGTGTCTCACCCCATCCTTTGCACCGAGGACATATTCACCGAAGCAAGCTGCGGTCGCGTCGTTATCGACGGTAACTGGCAAACCGAACTTGGACTGCACCAAATCCACGATGGCGAAATTTCGATAGCCGATGTTTGGGGCGAACCGAACCACCCCAGCTTTCACATCCACAAGGCCTGCAGCGCCAATCCCGATCGCTACTGGAG encodes:
- a CDS encoding glucokinase; the encoded protein is MPRAIGVDVGGTNIRAGVVDSEGTVGTLERAPMPADRDEIARVLIDTIGAAMARSKSDSTDSSGEPPVAIGIGAAGLVDVKAGVVRFAPNIGYRNFAIVDLVQSKFGLPVTVDNDATAACFGEYVLGAKDGVRHMVLVTLGTGIGGGLVLDGKVYRGSTGFAGEIGHILVDPAGPVCGCGQRGCWEALASGTALGEMGRDAAREGRGARILSLAGGDITAVKGEHVVEAAREGDPTAVAIMNVYAERVAVGLAVLANVLDPDVFVIGGGVSGAADVFLERTIEVFGLRLQGRPYRDPIPVRTAKLGDMAGIIGAGLIALEESFT